GCTGACCATCGTCTGGTCCGCCATGCTCGCGGTGCTGCCCGTCGCCGTGTACATGGTCTTTCCGCTGTTCTTCCTCTACCTACGCGCCCTGCCAGACATCCGCGGCATATTCGCCGTCTTTGGCGTGACCGTGGTCGCCATCGTCAGCCAATGGCCCAACCTCACCATCGGCGCCGTGATGGGCCCAACCGTCTCCGCAGCCGTCGTCATCGGCATCAACCTGGCACTCCAAGCCATCTGGCGCGGCGCCAAAGAACGCGAAGCACTCATCGAAGAACTCCTCGAAACACGCCACCAACTCGCCGATAGTGAACGCGCCGCCGGTATTGCCGCCGAACGCCAACGCATCGCCCACGAAATCCACGACACCCTCGCCCAAGGGCTCTCCAGCATCCAAATGCTGCTCCGCGTCGCCGAACAAGACATCAACCACCTCGACATCGACAACAGCGCCAAAACACGCCCCCTCCAACGCATCGAACTCGCCCGACACACCGCAGCCGACAACCTCAGCGAAGCACGCGCCATCATCGCCGCCCTCCAACCCGCCGCCCTATCCAAAACCTCACTCGACGGAGCACTCCACCGCGTAGCAGCGCAGGTGGAGGGCATTGAGATGGAAATTGATATTGAAGGCGACGAGCGCCAATTGCCCATGAGCACCGAAGCCTCTCTTCTACGTATATATCAAGGAGCAGTGGGCAATGTGCAGAAGCATTCGCAGGCCACCCGCTGCCGCGTGACCCTGAGTTACGAACCCACCGTGGTCCGCCTCGACGTGGTGGATAACGGCATTGGTTTTGATC
This window of the Corynebacterium pseudopelargi genome carries:
- a CDS encoding sensor histidine kinase, giving the protein MYPSLETDRRLLRAVNVLTSVLLFVALIGVIDLHRRDAILAVVLASIFALVYAYGTYKSIRGGWLELAWLATLTIVWSAMLAVLPVAVYMVFPLFFLYLRALPDIRGIFAVFGVTVVAIVSQWPNLTIGAVMGPTVSAAVVIGINLALQAIWRGAKEREALIEELLETRHQLADSERAAGIAAERQRIAHEIHDTLAQGLSSIQMLLRVAEQDINHLDIDNSAKTRPLQRIELARHTAADNLSEARAIIAALQPAALSKTSLDGALHRVAAQVEGIEMEIDIEGDERQLPMSTEASLLRIYQGAVGNVQKHSQATRCRVTLSYEPTVVRLDVVDNGIGFDPGALSSRPAGLGHIGIDAMRSRAKEQQGELVVESAPGQGCALSVVLPIPSDDPGEG